Proteins found in one Aspergillus puulaauensis MK2 DNA, chromosome 8, nearly complete sequence genomic segment:
- the sxa2 gene encoding putative pheromone processing carboxypeptidase (Sxa2) (COG:E,O;~EggNog:ENOG410Q1SM;~InterPro:IPR018202,IPR001563,IPR033124,IPR029058;~MEROPS:MER0002512;~PFAM:PF00450;~SECRETED:SignalP(1-21);~go_function: GO:0004185 - serine-type carboxypeptidase activity [Evidence IEA];~go_process: GO:0006508 - proteolysis [Evidence IEA]), translating to MRLNLLYTAAALSLCAGNVSATSHGRFGQRARDSLNLAKRGAQTATESNSAAKEDFRFLNKQTQPYLVDKLPDVNYDIGEIYSGSVPIDEKNDSRSLFFIFQPKLGEPVDEVTIWLNGGPGCSSLEGFFQENGRFLWHPGTLAPVENPYSWVNLTNMLWVDQPVGTGFSTGTPTAVSQEETAEDFVKFFKNFQQEFGIKNFKIYVTGESYAGRYVPYISAAILDQKDKEFYDLAGALVYDPCIGQFDYVQQAAPAVPFVVENANFFNFNQSFLEELETLHDKCGYKDFIDEYLVFPPSGVQPQKQFLDGECDVFDLINNEAFATNTCFDIYEINLMCPLTWDVLAFPTELTYLPQGGTVYFDREDVKKALHAPESVEWSICSNENVFVGGKAGPEGEGDASANPIEKVLPQVIEATNRVLISNGDYDMIIITNGTLLSIQNMTWNGDLGFQQEPNATIYIDLPDLQWAAVREDNGLAVDQPQGTMGIQHFERGLLWAETFQSGHMQPEYQPRVTYRHLEWLLGRIEKL from the exons ATGCGACTTAATTTATTGTATACGGCTGCGGCTCTCTCGCTGTGCGCTGGCAACGTATCGGCCACCTCCCATGGTCGATTCGGCCAGAGGGCTCGCGACTCCTTGAATTTGGCGAAACGGGGCGCGCAGACCGCTACTGAGTCGAACAGCGCTGCAAAGGAGGATTTCCGTTTCTTGAACAAGCAGACCCAGC CCTACCTCGTCGACAAGCTCCCCGATGTCAACTACGATATCGGTGAAATCTATTCTGGATCGGTGCCGATTGATGAGAAGAATGACTCGCGAtcgcttttcttcatcttccagccGAAGCTTGGGGAGCCTGTGGACGAAGTTACGATCTGGCTTAATGGCGGCCCTGGATGCAGTTCTCTCGAGGGTTTCTTCCAGGAAAATGGTCGGTTCCTGTGGCATCCTGGTACTCTGGCGCCGGTTGAGAATCCTTATTCCTGGGTGAACCTCACAAATATGCTATG GGTTGACCAACCCGTTGGAACTGGGTTTAGCACCGGTACACCGACTGCAGTTTCCCAGGAAGAGACGGCAGAAGACTTTGTcaagttcttcaagaatTTCCAACAGGAGTTCGGAATCAAGAACTTCAAAATCTATGTCACCGGGGAGAGTTATGCGGGTCGTTATGTGCCCTACATTTCAGCCGCGATTCTTGACCAGAAGGACAAGGAATTCTACGACCTCGCAG GAGCCCTCGTGTACGACCCCTGCATCGGCCAATTCGACTACGTCCAGCAAGCAGCCCCTGCCGTCCCCTTCGTGGTCGAAAACgccaacttcttcaacttcaaccagTCTTTCCTCGAAGAGCTAGAGACACTACACGACAAATGTGGCTACAAGGACTTTATCGACGAATATCTCGTCTTCCCTCCATCCGGAGTGCAGCCACAAAAGCAATTCCTAGACGGCGAGTGTGACGTGTTCGATCTCATCAATAACGAGGCATTTGCTACGAATACCTGTTTTGATATTTACGAGATTAACCTCATGTGTCCTCTGACGTGGGATGTGCTAGCGTTCCCTACTGAATTGACATACCTACCTCAGGGCGGAACGGTGTACTTTGACCGCGAGGATGTCAAGAAGGCACTACATGCTCCGGAATCAGTCGAATGGTCCATCTGCTCCAACGAGAACGTGTTCGTAGGAGGAAAGGCCGGAccagagggagaaggcgaCGCATCAGCAAATCCCATCGAGAAGGTCCTCCCCCAGGTCATTGAAGCGACCAACCGCGTCCTCATCAGCAACGGCGACTACGATATGATCATCATCACGAACGGGACTCTGCTTTCTATCCAGAACATGACCTGGAATGGAGACCTGGGTTTCCAACAGGAGCCGAACGCAACAATCTACATTGACCTTCCTGATCTGCAGTGGGCGGCTGTTCGTGAGGATAATGGTCTTGCTGTTGATCAGCCTCAAGGGACTATGGGAATTCAGCACTTTGAGCGTGGTTTGCTGTGGGCGGAAACCTTCCAGAGTGGACATATGCAGCCAGAGTATCAGCCTAGAGTCACGTACCGCCATTTGGAATGGTTGCTTGGGCGGATTGAGAAGCTGTAA
- a CDS encoding threonine/serine exporter family protein (COG:S;~EggNog:ENOG410Q1QG;~InterPro:IPR024528,IPR010619;~PFAM:PF06738,PF12821;~TransMembrane:8 (i407-426o432-449i456-476o496-514i526-550o570-588i595-612o697-720i)), whose amino-acid sequence MSNPSLHTDDADPEQPSENSPSHALAHQRSHHDTENEVRSNAPTSLLTSECLRGVVRNVREQTGRIADMLGRPAAQTESGLGASLVDPEKLGSTDDHQLAAIFRPESQEGEGLTASQYQEAVKAEAERLVQGLQGGAASVSGSDASMLVPQPQADVEAAENVPAPEPSLPGGVLSALLHLRGMHSRQNSLYSAAESDRESTPAPTPSAVPGKNKPRKWHKKPNHASTSSLVRMSLNMGQIGSSALSTPETSQGEPAETDTKEQNGGRKNKKKKKGRKSDKQSQEVKLTVHIAEIIFRQRYIMQLCRAFMRYGAPTHRLEEYMQMTAQVLDIKAQFMYLPGCMIMSFDDPVTRTAEVKLIRAPQGLDLGRLEDVHHCYKRVTHDMVDMQTAISELTSLMDRKPRYNRWLVILLYGLGSAAVGPFAFSARPIDMPIIFFLGCCVGFMQLVLAPRSPLYANVFEVSAAILVSFIARAFGSIRLPGHTDPIFCYASITESSIALILPGFSVLSSSLELQSHQMIAGSIRLVYTIIYSLFLGYGVTVGTTIYGAIDSNATSDTTCARQSVWGSPYTEHFPFVAVYCLIASLINQSKLRRTPVMILIGTAGYVTNYFSTQRLGSSSEVANTVGAFTIGLLANLYSRVWHGNAVSSTIPGIFTLVPSGMASSGSILSAIEYSDSVKNGTANTSGGSSGSSLTSLGFGMIQTAIGITVGLFVSALIVYPHGKKRSGLFSL is encoded by the coding sequence ATGAGCAATCCCAGTCTCCACACAGACGATGCCGACCCAGAGCAGCCGTCGGAAAACTCTCCATCGCATGCTCTAGCCCACCAGCGGAGTCACCACGACACCGAAAATGAGGTCCGCTCCAATGCGCCCACGTCTCTGCTCACCAGCGAGTGCCTGCGGGGAGTTGTCCGCAATGTTCGCGAGCAAACAGGTCGCATCGCCGACATGCTTGGCCGGCCGGCTGCGCAGACCGAGTCCGGCCTGGGTGCGTCCCTCGTAGACCCCGAGAAACTAGGCTCAACAGATGATCACCAGCTAGCTGCTATCTTTCGCCCAGAATCacaggagggggagggcCTGACTGCGTCGCAGTATCAGGAAGCTGTGAAGGCTGAGGCGGAGAGGTTGGTGCAGGGCCTTCAGGGAGGAGCGGCGTCGGTATCGGGATCTGATGCCTCAATGCTTGTTCCGCAGCCTCAGGCTGATGtcgaggctgcggagaatGTGCCCGCGCCGGAGCCTTCGTTGCCTGGGGGTGTGCTATCCGCTTTGCTTCACTTGCGTGGTATGCATTCACGGCAGAATAGTTTGTACTCGGCTGCGGAGTCGGATAGGGAGTCGACGCCGGCGCCCACTCCGTCTGCTGTTCCTGGGAAGAATAAGCCGCGGAAATGGCACAAGAAGCCTAACCAtgcttcgacttcttcacTGGTACGGATGTCGTTGAACATGGGCCAGATCGGTTCTTCCGCCTTGTCGACCCCAGAAACGTCACAAGGAGAGCCAGCTGAGACAGATACAAAAGAGCAAAATGGAGGCAGgaaaaataagaagaagaagaaaggaaggaaaagcGATAAACAAAGCCAAGAGGTCAAATTGACCGTCCACATTGCTGAAATCATCTTCCGACAGCGGTATATCATGCAGCTCTGCAGAGCGTTTATGCGATACGGGGCGCCCACCCATCGCCTAGAGGAGTATATGCAGATGACGGCGCAGGTGCTAGACATCAAGGCACAATTCATGTATCTACCTGGCTGCATGATTATGTCTTTTGACGATCCAGTGACTCGCACTGCGGAGGTGAAACTCATCCGAGCGCCTCAGGGCCTTGATCTCGGACGCCTCGAGGACGTCCATCACTGTTATAAACGGGTTACCCATGATATGGTGGACATGCAGACGGCTATTTCGGAGCTCACATCGTTGATGGATCGCAAACCGCGGTATAACCGGTGGCTGGTAATTCTGCTCTATGGGCTTGGGTCCGCTGCTGTAGGGCCATTTGCGTTCTCTGCGCGGCCTATCGACATGCCTATTATCTTTTTCTTGGGATGCTGCGTAGGGTTTATGCAGCTTGTTCTCGcccctcgctctcctctGTACGCCAATGTCTTTGAAGTTTCTGCAGCAATCTTGGTATCGTTTATCGCGCGTGCATTTGGCAGTATCAGACTCCCTGGCCATACGGATCCTATATTCTGCTACGCCTCAATAACTGAATCATCCATCGCCTTGATTCTTCCCGGCTTCTCTGTCCTGAGTAGCAGTCTGGAATTGcaatcccaccagatgatAGCCGGTTCTATCCGCCTCGTCTACACAATCATCTACTCGCTCTTCCTTGGCTACGGCGTCACCGTGGGCACCACAATCTACGGCGCCATCGATTCAAACGCAACTAGCGACACAACCTGCGCCAGGCAGTCTGTCTGGGGAAGCCCGTATACGGAACATTTCCCCTTTGTGGCAGTCTACTGTCTCATTGCATCGTTGATTAACCAGTCCAAACTCCGCCGCACGCCCGTCATGATTTTAATCGGGACAGCGGGATATGTGACCAACTACTTTAGCACGCAGAGACTGGGTTCTTCCTCTGAGGTCGCGAATACAGTTGGCGCGTTTACGATTGGCCTGCTGGCGAATCTGTATAGTCGCGTTTGGCATGGGAATGCGGTTAGTTCGACGATTCCGGGGATCTTTACGCTTGTGCCATCGGGAATGGCGTCGTCGGGATCGATATTGTCGGCGATTGAGTATTCGGATTCTGTGAAGAATGGGACGGCGAATACCTCTGGGGGTAGCTCAGGGAGttccttgacgagcttgGGGTTCGGTATGATCCAGACGGCGATTGGGATTACGGTGGGATTGTTTGTGTCTGCGCTGATTGTGTATCCgcatgggaagaagaggagtgGGCTGTTTTCGTTGTAG